One Tachypleus tridentatus isolate NWPU-2018 chromosome 3, ASM421037v1, whole genome shotgun sequence DNA window includes the following coding sequences:
- the LOC143247735 gene encoding uncharacterized protein LOC143247735 isoform X1: protein MQCVRLVISVGALLLIAGILQLLAAAVLLHSNHVELVAIPDIWTGLAYISGGLLICVLSSNRQKYQKQSLRHLMLAMQASMVTVGVIHLVILCFGEGFLSQYPRGQFLLGKHRIFSYAFILSLGVSLATLFCTVLCFSYLSYQLVKKTRDLRHVMDASPQSPYEWVFSSKSETSDRTEDDECDSERSTNTHFSLSDESMNWLKTLENRKSSVSTFGKPIYKPLYTTSFKISKFNTIESRVQTTPSRIGVQSHLHTDIVNGRNNSENVQTDNDGKLFQPSPFVSNENYCQSTFKWSAVEQPNLSREILSYLNEGKSTTTNVIEKCLSTKKPSPNKIHSELYSLTEKGSTCPVYDSAETCHVISDAHLQGNEGCGSERQGELEALDCSYDTEDNWSESHEDHELNDSRWLTVSSSYSLAPEGRRVVFSRRQASRRLSNSRRSHNRCFIELHDEDSLVKLSALELVARHYRISSILRDSRRINGELEVLKRRDLGYIKGRGTCRGDLYL, encoded by the exons GAACCACGTGGAACTCGTGGCTATTCCTGACATTTGGACAGGTTTAGCG tatatatcTGGAGGACTGTTAATTTGTGTCTTGAGTTCCAACAGGCAGAAATACCAGAAACAAAGTTTA aGGCACTTGATGTTGGCTATGCAAGCAAGTATGGTGACAGTAGGTGTCATCCATCTAGTTATCTTATGTTTTGGAGAAGGTTTTTTGTCACAATACCCGAGGGGCCAGTTTCTCTTAGGGAAACATCGAATCTTCTCTTACG ctttcattttgtcaCTGGGCGTCTCACTGGCCACTTTGTTTTGTACTGTTCTTTGTTTCTCTTATTTGTCTTACCAGCTAGTCAAGAAAACACGTGACTTACGGCATGTGATGGATGCG TCACCGCAAAGTCCTTACGAGTGGGTGTTTTCTTCCAAATCGGAAACATCTGATAGGACTGAAGACGATGAATGTGATAGTGAAAGGTCAACAAATACGCATTTTTCTCTCTCGGATGAGTCTATGAATTGGTTAAAAACTTTAGAAAATCGGAAAAGTAGTGTTTCTACATTTGGGAAGCCAATTTATAAGCCATTATATACAACTtcgtttaaaatatctaaatttaacaCGATAGAGTCTCGAGTGCAGACGACGCCATCACGCATAGGAGTACAGAGTCATCTACACACAGACATCGTAAACGGAAGAAATAATTCTGAAAATGTTCAAACCGATAATGATGGAAAACTCTTTCAACCATCGCCGTTTGTTTCTAACGAGAACTACTGTCAGTCGACTTTTAAGTGGAGTGCAGTGGAACAGCCAAATCTTTCACGCGAAATTCTTTCTTATTTAAATGAGGGTAAGAGCACAACAACTAATGTAATAGAAAAGTGTCTTTCAACAAAGAAACCGTCTCCAAATAAAATTCATTCCGAATTGTATAGTTTGACAGAAAAAGGCAGCACGTGTCCTGTGTATGATTCGGCAGAAACTTGTCATGTGATTTCGGATGCTCATCTTCAGGGTAACGAAGGTTGTGGTTCAGAGCGACAGGGGGAGCTGGAAGCACTCGACTGTTCGTATGACACGGAAGATAACTGGTCAGAAAGCCATGAAGATCATGAGTTAAATGACTCGAGATGGTTAACAGTAAGCTCAAGTTATAGTTTAGCACCAGAGGGACGACGAG TGGTATTTAGTCGTCGACAAGCCAGTCGTCGGTTGTCGAATAGTAGACGATCGCATAACCGATGTTTCATCGAACTTCACGATGAAGATTCTCTAGTCAAGTTGTCTGCTTTAGAGTTGGTTGCCAGGCACTACAGAATATCGTCTATCCTGAGG GACTCTCGGAGGATTAATGGAGAACTCGAGGTGCTGAAAAGGAGAGACTTGGGTTACATTAAAGGACGTGGAACGTGTAGGGGTGACCTGTACTTGtag
- the LOC143247735 gene encoding uncharacterized protein LOC143247735 isoform X2, translated as MYISGGLLICVLSSNRQKYQKQSLRHLMLAMQASMVTVGVIHLVILCFGEGFLSQYPRGQFLLGKHRIFSYAFILSLGVSLATLFCTVLCFSYLSYQLVKKTRDLRHVMDASPQSPYEWVFSSKSETSDRTEDDECDSERSTNTHFSLSDESMNWLKTLENRKSSVSTFGKPIYKPLYTTSFKISKFNTIESRVQTTPSRIGVQSHLHTDIVNGRNNSENVQTDNDGKLFQPSPFVSNENYCQSTFKWSAVEQPNLSREILSYLNEGKSTTTNVIEKCLSTKKPSPNKIHSELYSLTEKGSTCPVYDSAETCHVISDAHLQGNEGCGSERQGELEALDCSYDTEDNWSESHEDHELNDSRWLTVSSSYSLAPEGRRVVFSRRQASRRLSNSRRSHNRCFIELHDEDSLVKLSALELVARHYRISSILRDSRRINGELEVLKRRDLGYIKGRGTCRGDLYL; from the exons ATG tatatatcTGGAGGACTGTTAATTTGTGTCTTGAGTTCCAACAGGCAGAAATACCAGAAACAAAGTTTA aGGCACTTGATGTTGGCTATGCAAGCAAGTATGGTGACAGTAGGTGTCATCCATCTAGTTATCTTATGTTTTGGAGAAGGTTTTTTGTCACAATACCCGAGGGGCCAGTTTCTCTTAGGGAAACATCGAATCTTCTCTTACG ctttcattttgtcaCTGGGCGTCTCACTGGCCACTTTGTTTTGTACTGTTCTTTGTTTCTCTTATTTGTCTTACCAGCTAGTCAAGAAAACACGTGACTTACGGCATGTGATGGATGCG TCACCGCAAAGTCCTTACGAGTGGGTGTTTTCTTCCAAATCGGAAACATCTGATAGGACTGAAGACGATGAATGTGATAGTGAAAGGTCAACAAATACGCATTTTTCTCTCTCGGATGAGTCTATGAATTGGTTAAAAACTTTAGAAAATCGGAAAAGTAGTGTTTCTACATTTGGGAAGCCAATTTATAAGCCATTATATACAACTtcgtttaaaatatctaaatttaacaCGATAGAGTCTCGAGTGCAGACGACGCCATCACGCATAGGAGTACAGAGTCATCTACACACAGACATCGTAAACGGAAGAAATAATTCTGAAAATGTTCAAACCGATAATGATGGAAAACTCTTTCAACCATCGCCGTTTGTTTCTAACGAGAACTACTGTCAGTCGACTTTTAAGTGGAGTGCAGTGGAACAGCCAAATCTTTCACGCGAAATTCTTTCTTATTTAAATGAGGGTAAGAGCACAACAACTAATGTAATAGAAAAGTGTCTTTCAACAAAGAAACCGTCTCCAAATAAAATTCATTCCGAATTGTATAGTTTGACAGAAAAAGGCAGCACGTGTCCTGTGTATGATTCGGCAGAAACTTGTCATGTGATTTCGGATGCTCATCTTCAGGGTAACGAAGGTTGTGGTTCAGAGCGACAGGGGGAGCTGGAAGCACTCGACTGTTCGTATGACACGGAAGATAACTGGTCAGAAAGCCATGAAGATCATGAGTTAAATGACTCGAGATGGTTAACAGTAAGCTCAAGTTATAGTTTAGCACCAGAGGGACGACGAG TGGTATTTAGTCGTCGACAAGCCAGTCGTCGGTTGTCGAATAGTAGACGATCGCATAACCGATGTTTCATCGAACTTCACGATGAAGATTCTCTAGTCAAGTTGTCTGCTTTAGAGTTGGTTGCCAGGCACTACAGAATATCGTCTATCCTGAGG GACTCTCGGAGGATTAATGGAGAACTCGAGGTGCTGAAAAGGAGAGACTTGGGTTACATTAAAGGACGTGGAACGTGTAGGGGTGACCTGTACTTGtag